From a region of the Streptomyces venezuelae genome:
- a CDS encoding glycosyltransferase family 39 protein, producing MTTAAPSLFPVPEARAGTGRRAAADRPRWELPALAGLLIATAALLLWDLGSSGYANSFYSAAVQAGSENWKAFFFGSSDAGNSITVDKPPAALWPMMLSVRLFGLGAWQILVPQALMGVATTGVLYAAVRRQFGPAAGLLSGAAFALTPVAALMFRFNNPDALLTLLLTVTVYCVLRALDGARTKWLVWAGVAVGFAFLTKTLQAFVILPPLALLYAVCAPTGLRRRLGQLLLAGLAMVVAGGWWVAVVEMWPASSRPYIGGSQNNSFLELTLGYNGLGRINGNETGSVGGGGRGGAGGGGGWGETGIDRLFSGNIGGQIAWLLPAALVLLVAGLVITWRARRATDSLEGMARAAFLAWGGPLLITAAVFSYMQGIFHEYYTVALAPFVAALIGMGVAVLWEERGGKAAALTLSGTLALTAVWSFVLLGRATGYLPWLRWAVLVGGLLVAAALPFAARAGRRALQATAALGVAAALAGPFAYCLTTVGTAHTGSIVTAGPAVAGGRGGPGGMMGGPGGPGEMFQGGQGRQGGVPNGGRPGAGQQGGMPPQGAMPPGGIPQGGMPPQGAMPPGGMPQGAMPQGGMAQGGVPQGQGGAGAGRGGERFGGGQGGPGGLLNGARVSVEAKKALTTDADRYTWAAAAIGAQNAASYQLASGAPVMPIGGFNGSDPSPTLEQFQKYVRDGKIHWFIGQSGTVGGAEGGMSGGGGPGGGQGGGRGGPGGGTSTDIETWIKATFKASTVGGATFYDLTAPTA from the coding sequence ATGACCACGGCAGCACCCTCGCTCTTCCCGGTCCCCGAGGCCCGTGCCGGCACCGGCCGCCGCGCGGCGGCCGACCGCCCCCGGTGGGAACTTCCCGCCCTGGCCGGTCTGCTGATCGCCACGGCCGCCCTGCTCCTGTGGGACCTCGGCTCCTCCGGCTACGCCAACTCCTTCTACTCCGCCGCCGTGCAGGCGGGCAGCGAGAACTGGAAGGCCTTCTTCTTCGGCTCCTCCGACGCCGGCAACTCGATCACGGTCGACAAGCCCCCGGCAGCCCTGTGGCCGATGATGCTGTCGGTCCGGCTCTTCGGGCTCGGCGCCTGGCAGATCCTCGTACCGCAGGCCCTGATGGGCGTCGCGACGACCGGTGTGCTCTACGCCGCCGTGCGCCGCCAGTTCGGGCCGGCAGCCGGGTTGCTGAGCGGCGCCGCCTTCGCGCTGACGCCGGTCGCCGCGCTGATGTTCCGCTTCAACAACCCCGACGCGCTGCTCACCCTGCTGCTGACCGTCACCGTGTACTGCGTGCTGCGCGCCCTCGACGGCGCCCGTACGAAGTGGCTGGTCTGGGCCGGGGTGGCGGTCGGTTTCGCCTTCCTCACCAAGACCCTGCAGGCCTTCGTCATCCTGCCGCCGCTGGCCCTGCTGTACGCCGTCTGCGCACCCACCGGGCTGCGCAGGCGCCTGGGCCAGTTGCTGCTGGCGGGGCTCGCGATGGTGGTGGCCGGCGGCTGGTGGGTGGCCGTCGTCGAAATGTGGCCGGCCTCCTCCCGCCCGTACATCGGCGGCTCGCAGAACAACTCCTTCCTGGAGCTGACCCTCGGCTACAACGGCCTCGGCCGGATCAACGGCAACGAGACCGGAAGCGTGGGCGGCGGCGGCCGTGGCGGCGCCGGGGGCGGCGGGGGCTGGGGCGAGACCGGCATCGACCGGCTCTTCTCGGGCAACATCGGCGGGCAGATCGCCTGGCTGCTGCCGGCCGCCCTGGTCCTGCTGGTCGCCGGGCTGGTGATCACCTGGCGGGCCCGCCGGGCCACCGACTCGCTGGAGGGCATGGCCCGGGCGGCGTTCCTGGCCTGGGGCGGCCCCTTGCTGATCACCGCGGCCGTCTTCAGCTACATGCAGGGGATCTTCCACGAGTACTACACCGTGGCGCTGGCGCCGTTCGTGGCCGCGCTGATCGGCATGGGTGTCGCGGTGCTGTGGGAGGAACGGGGCGGCAAGGCCGCCGCGCTCACCCTGTCCGGCACGCTCGCCCTGACGGCGGTCTGGTCGTTCGTGCTGCTGGGCCGTGCCACCGGCTATCTGCCCTGGCTGCGCTGGGCGGTGCTGGTGGGCGGGCTGCTGGTGGCGGCCGCGCTCCCGTTCGCCGCGCGGGCCGGACGCCGGGCGCTGCAGGCCACGGCTGCCCTGGGCGTGGCGGCGGCGCTGGCCGGGCCGTTCGCGTACTGCCTGACCACGGTGGGCACCGCGCACACCGGCTCCATCGTGACCGCCGGACCGGCGGTGGCGGGCGGCCGGGGCGGACCCGGCGGGATGATGGGCGGCCCCGGGGGACCGGGCGAGATGTTCCAGGGCGGGCAGGGCCGCCAGGGCGGGGTGCCCAACGGCGGCCGGCCGGGCGCCGGGCAGCAGGGCGGGATGCCGCCGCAGGGCGCGATGCCACCGGGCGGGATACCGCAAGGTGGGATGCCGCCGCAGGGCGCGATGCCACCGGGCGGGATGCCGCAAGGCGCGATGCCGCAGGGCGGTATGGCCCAGGGCGGGGTGCCGCAGGGTCAGGGCGGTGCGGGCGCGGGACGCGGAGGCGAGCGGTTCGGCGGCGGCCAGGGTGGGCCGGGCGGTCTGCTGAACGGTGCCCGGGTGAGCGTGGAGGCCAAGAAGGCCCTCACCACCGACGCCGACCGGTACACCTGGGCAGCGGCCGCGATCGGCGCCCAGAACGCGGCGAGCTACCAGCTGGCGTCCGGGGCGCCCGTCATGCCGATCGGCGGCTTCAACGGCAGCGACCCCTCACCGACCCTGGAGCAGTTCCAGAAGTACGTGCGGGACGGGAAGATCCACTGGTTCATCGGCCAGAGCGGCACCGTCGGCGGCGCCGAGGGCGGCATGTCCGGGGGCGGCGGACCGGGCGGCGGACAGGGCGGCGGCCGGGGCGGCCCGGGCGGGGGCACCAGCACGGACATCGAGACATGGATCAAAGCCACCTTCAAGGCGTCCACGGTCGGCGGAGCCACCTTCTACGACCTGACGGCTCCGACGGCCTGA
- a CDS encoding bifunctional glycosyltransferase family 2/GtrA family protein: MRTDTSSGALPARAPLALVPGEPVLDVVIPVFNEEKDLGPCVRRLHEHLSRTFPYPFRITVADNASTDRTPEVARGLAAALDGVRSTRLEAKGRGRALRRVWSGSDAPVLAYMDVDLSTDLNALLPLVAPLISGHSDLAIGTRLARSSRVVRGAKREFISRAYNLLLRSSLSARFSDAQCGFKAIRREVAERLLPLVEDTGWFFDTELLVLAERAGLRIHEVPVDWVDDPDSTVHIVRTAAEDLKGVWRVGRALAVGALPLDRLARPFGDDPRDRAALPGVEGGLARQLLGFCAVGALSTVLYLVLYSAFRAGTGPQFANGAALLLSAFANTAANRRLTFGVRGRDRAVRHQAQGLVVFAIGLALTSGSLAALGAATAEPAHSTELAVLITANLAATVLRFLLFRAWIFPERRDTPVNVKDDNR, encoded by the coding sequence ATGCGAACCGACACCTCTTCCGGGGCCCTTCCGGCACGCGCGCCCCTGGCGCTCGTGCCCGGCGAGCCCGTCCTCGACGTGGTGATCCCCGTCTTCAACGAGGAGAAGGACCTCGGGCCGTGCGTCCGCAGACTGCACGAGCACCTCAGCCGGACCTTCCCCTATCCCTTCCGGATCACGGTCGCCGACAACGCGAGCACCGACCGCACCCCCGAGGTCGCGCGCGGGCTCGCCGCCGCGCTGGACGGCGTACGCAGCACCCGCCTGGAGGCGAAGGGCCGGGGCAGGGCCCTGCGCCGGGTGTGGTCCGGTTCCGACGCCCCCGTCCTCGCCTACATGGACGTGGACCTCTCCACCGACCTCAACGCCCTGCTGCCGCTGGTCGCACCGCTGATCTCCGGTCACTCCGACCTCGCCATCGGCACTCGCCTGGCCCGGTCCTCGCGGGTGGTGCGGGGCGCGAAGCGGGAGTTCATCTCGCGGGCCTACAACCTCCTCCTGCGGTCCTCGCTCTCGGCCCGGTTCAGCGACGCGCAGTGCGGCTTCAAGGCGATCCGGCGCGAGGTCGCCGAGCGGCTCCTGCCGCTGGTGGAGGACACGGGCTGGTTCTTCGACACCGAACTGCTCGTCCTCGCCGAACGTGCCGGGCTGCGGATCCACGAGGTCCCGGTGGACTGGGTCGACGACCCCGACTCCACCGTCCACATCGTCCGGACCGCCGCCGAGGACCTCAAGGGCGTCTGGCGCGTGGGCCGGGCACTGGCGGTCGGCGCGCTGCCGCTGGACCGGCTCGCCCGCCCCTTCGGCGACGACCCGCGCGACCGCGCCGCGCTGCCCGGGGTGGAGGGCGGACTCGCCCGCCAGCTGCTCGGCTTCTGCGCCGTCGGAGCCCTGTCCACCGTGCTCTACCTGGTCCTGTACTCCGCCTTCCGCGCCGGGACCGGTCCGCAGTTCGCCAACGGCGCCGCGCTGCTGCTCTCGGCGTTCGCCAATACCGCCGCCAACCGCCGGCTCACCTTCGGGGTGCGCGGCCGGGACCGGGCCGTGCGCCACCAGGCCCAGGGCCTCGTGGTGTTCGCCATCGGGCTGGCCCTCACCAGCGGCTCCCTCGCCGCGCTCGGGGCGGCCACCGCCGAGCCCGCGCACAGCACCGAACTGGCCGTGCTGATCACCGCCAACCTCGCCGCCACCGTGCTGCGCTTCCTGCTCTTCCGCGCCTGGATCTTCCCCGAGCGGCGCGACACTCCCGTGAACGTGAAGGACGACAACCGATGA